The Nitrospira sp. genome has a window encoding:
- a CDS encoding acetate/propionate family kinase — MTESISASSDGLILVINGGSSTLKFALFRIGTTPVRELSGSIDRIGSSEGTMRWTHEGGATVGSQVVAVPDHAACIEPLLSCVTDRQAHRPLVAIGHRVVHGGPRYRAPQPLTPVVMDELQRLSAYDPEHLPGQIELIKGLAQRYPHLPQVACFDTAFHRDLPPVARLLAIPRRYEKLGVQRYGFHGLSYAFLLRELGRVGTPHEVNGRVILAHLGNGASMAAVKNGKVVDTTMGFTPTSGLPMSRRSGDLDPGLVAYLARTEGMRVDQFHQMVNTESGLLGVSETSSDMRDLLREEGNDARAAEAVALFCYHAKKSIGSLAAVLGGLDTLVFSAGIGEHAPIIRARICEGLDFLGIIIDPVRNEAGEVVISNDSSNVTVRVIHTDEESEIARSVLELIRAGS, encoded by the coding sequence ATGACGGAGTCCATTTCGGCTTCCAGCGACGGCTTGATCCTGGTGATCAATGGAGGATCATCGACGCTCAAGTTTGCGTTGTTTCGCATTGGGACGACTCCGGTTCGTGAGCTGTCCGGTTCGATTGATCGTATCGGTTCGTCGGAAGGGACAATGAGATGGACACATGAGGGAGGCGCCACCGTTGGTTCTCAGGTGGTAGCTGTGCCGGACCATGCCGCCTGCATCGAGCCCCTGCTCAGCTGTGTCACAGACCGACAAGCGCACCGTCCACTGGTCGCAATAGGGCATCGAGTCGTACATGGTGGCCCACGCTATCGTGCTCCTCAACCGCTGACACCGGTTGTGATGGACGAGTTACAGCGGTTGAGTGCCTATGATCCTGAACATCTCCCGGGTCAGATTGAACTCATCAAGGGGTTGGCGCAACGGTACCCGCATCTTCCGCAAGTCGCCTGCTTCGACACTGCCTTTCACCGTGATCTGCCGCCTGTGGCTCGTCTCCTGGCCATTCCTCGACGGTATGAAAAGCTGGGCGTTCAACGATACGGATTTCATGGTCTCTCCTATGCCTTTCTCTTGAGAGAGTTGGGGCGGGTCGGTACTCCGCACGAGGTCAATGGTCGTGTCATCCTGGCTCATCTCGGCAATGGCGCGAGCATGGCGGCGGTCAAAAACGGAAAAGTTGTCGACACGACCATGGGGTTTACGCCGACTTCCGGCCTTCCCATGAGCCGGCGCTCGGGGGATCTCGATCCGGGGCTTGTCGCGTATCTTGCTCGGACGGAAGGCATGCGGGTGGATCAGTTTCACCAGATGGTCAATACCGAGTCGGGCTTGCTCGGCGTTTCAGAGACTAGTTCCGATATGCGCGATCTCCTCAGGGAGGAAGGCAACGATGCGAGGGCAGCCGAGGCGGTCGCACTGTTTTGTTATCACGCCAAAAAGTCCATCGGTTCATTGGCGGCGGTGTTGGGTGGGTTGGATACATTGGTATTCAGCGCTGGGATCGGAGAGCATGCACCGATCATCCGCGCGCGCATCTGCGAAGGGTTGGATTTTCTCGGCATTATCATCGATCCTGTGCGCAATGAAGCAGGTGAAGTTGTGATTTCCAATGATAGCAGCAACGTGACCGTGCGAGTCATTCATACGGACGAAGAAAGTGAGATCGCGCGGTCCGTGTTAGAGCTGATCAGAGCCGGGTCATGA
- a CDS encoding phosphoketolase family protein: protein MQRTQSKTLSPEMLKHMDAYWRAANYLSVGQIYLFDNPLLKKPLTRADIKPRLLGHWGTTPGLNFIYVHLNRIINEHDLNMIYITGPGHGGPGLVANAYLEGTYSEVYTNIAQDECGMKRLFKQFSFPGGIPSHVAPETPGSIHEGGELGYALSHAYGAVFDNPDLIAACVIGDGEAETGPLATSWHSNKFLNPVTDGVVLPILHLNGYKIANPTVLARISHDELDHLMRGYGYSPHYVEGSDPREMHERMAATLDAIVGDIERIKDDAGRNGSMERPLWPMIVLRTPKGWTCPPEIDGKRTEDYWRSHQVPMGDMDKPGHIKILERWMKSYKPHELFDKTGALRPELAELAPRGSRRMSANPHANGGLLLKDLRLPDFREYAVTISGPGALEAESTRVMGAFLRDTMKLNMDQRNFRLFSPDENNSNRWQDVLEVTNRAWMADRLPHDDHLAPDGRVMEMLSEHQCQGWLEGYLLTGRHGFFSCYEAFIHIIDSMFNQHAKWLKVCNHIPWRRPIASLNYLLSSHVWRQDHNGFSHQDPGFIDHVVNKKAEVIRVYLPPDANTLLSVTDHCLRSRNKVNVIVAGKQRALQWLDIDAAVKHCTAGIGIWEWASNDKDSEPDVVMACCGDVPTMETLAAVFLMRTYLPNVRVRVINVVDLMKLQPRTEHPNGLSDRDFDALFTTDKPIIFAFHGYPWLIHRLTYRRTNHKNLHVRGYKEEGTTTTPFDITVMNDIDRFHLVADVIDRIPLHGSQADYAKQALRDKRIEHKQYIAEYGEDMPEISQWKWTVSRKSVHRRHG, encoded by the coding sequence ATGCAACGAACACAATCCAAGACGTTGAGCCCTGAAATGCTGAAGCACATGGATGCCTATTGGCGTGCGGCTAACTATCTGTCAGTCGGTCAGATCTACCTCTTTGACAATCCCTTATTGAAGAAGCCGCTCACGCGGGCTGACATCAAGCCGCGGCTGCTCGGCCATTGGGGGACGACGCCGGGATTGAACTTCATCTATGTCCACCTGAACCGCATTATCAACGAACACGACCTCAACATGATCTATATCACCGGGCCAGGTCACGGCGGTCCTGGGCTCGTTGCGAACGCCTATCTCGAGGGTACCTACTCGGAAGTCTATACGAATATCGCGCAGGATGAGTGCGGGATGAAACGCCTGTTCAAGCAATTCTCTTTCCCCGGCGGTATTCCCAGCCACGTGGCGCCGGAGACACCGGGGTCCATTCACGAGGGGGGCGAACTGGGATATGCCCTCTCACATGCGTATGGGGCCGTCTTCGACAATCCCGACTTGATTGCGGCTTGTGTGATCGGCGACGGCGAAGCGGAGACCGGTCCGCTCGCGACAAGCTGGCACTCCAATAAGTTTCTCAATCCGGTCACCGACGGCGTTGTCCTGCCGATTCTCCATCTGAACGGCTACAAGATTGCGAATCCGACCGTGCTGGCTCGAATCAGTCACGATGAGCTGGATCACCTGATGCGTGGCTATGGGTATAGCCCCCATTATGTCGAGGGTAGCGATCCGCGGGAGATGCATGAACGGATGGCTGCCACGCTCGATGCCATCGTGGGGGACATTGAACGTATCAAGGACGATGCAGGCCGAAATGGTTCTATGGAGCGGCCGCTCTGGCCGATGATCGTCCTCCGGACGCCGAAAGGCTGGACTTGCCCGCCGGAGATCGACGGCAAACGGACCGAAGACTACTGGCGATCCCATCAAGTGCCGATGGGCGACATGGACAAGCCGGGCCATATCAAGATCCTTGAACGGTGGATGAAGAGCTACAAACCCCACGAGCTGTTCGATAAGACGGGCGCTCTTCGTCCTGAATTGGCAGAGCTGGCGCCGAGAGGAAGCCGTCGCATGAGCGCAAATCCCCATGCCAACGGCGGGCTGCTGCTCAAGGATCTACGGCTACCTGATTTTCGAGAGTATGCCGTCACAATTTCAGGCCCCGGCGCTCTCGAAGCGGAATCCACCCGCGTGATGGGGGCATTTTTGCGGGACACAATGAAGCTCAATATGGACCAACGCAATTTCCGCTTGTTCAGTCCGGACGAAAACAATTCCAATCGCTGGCAAGACGTCTTGGAAGTGACGAATCGGGCTTGGATGGCGGACCGCCTTCCGCATGACGATCATCTAGCGCCGGATGGAAGGGTCATGGAGATGCTCAGTGAACACCAATGTCAGGGGTGGTTGGAGGGGTATCTCCTGACCGGCCGGCACGGCTTCTTTTCCTGCTATGAGGCCTTCATTCACATCATCGACTCGATGTTCAATCAACATGCCAAATGGCTCAAGGTCTGCAACCATATCCCGTGGCGGCGACCGATCGCCTCGTTGAATTATTTGTTGTCCTCCCACGTCTGGCGACAGGATCATAATGGTTTCAGTCATCAAGATCCTGGGTTTATCGACCATGTCGTCAACAAGAAAGCCGAGGTGATCCGTGTGTATTTGCCACCCGACGCGAATACGCTCCTGTCTGTCACCGATCATTGTCTCCGCAGTCGCAACAAGGTGAACGTCATCGTGGCGGGCAAACAGCGGGCACTCCAATGGCTCGACATAGATGCCGCAGTCAAGCATTGCACGGCCGGCATCGGCATCTGGGAATGGGCCAGTAATGATAAGGACAGTGAGCCGGACGTCGTGATGGCCTGTTGCGGCGATGTTCCAACGATGGAAACGTTGGCGGCGGTGTTCTTGATGCGGACCTATCTCCCGAATGTCAGGGTTCGCGTCATCAACGTGGTCGATCTCATGAAGTTACAGCCGCGCACGGAACATCCAAACGGATTGTCGGACAGGGATTTCGACGCCCTGTTCACGACCGACAAGCCGATCATCTTTGCCTTTCATGGCTACCCCTGGCTGATTCACCGGCTCACTTACCGGCGGACCAATCACAAGAACTTGCATGTGCGTGGGTATAAGGAAGAGGGAACTACCACCACTCCCTTCGACATTACCGTGATGAACGATATCGATCGCTTTCATCTGGTTGCGGATGTGATCGATCGGATACCGCTTCATGGCTCGCAGGCCGACTATGCCAAGCAGGCCCTTCGTGATAAGCGCATCGAACACAAACAGTACATCGCGGAATATGGGGAAGATATGCCGGAGATCAGCCAGTGGAAGTGGACCGTGAGCCGGAAGTCTGTGCACAGGAGGCACGGATAA
- the ftsH gene encoding ATP-dependent zinc metalloprotease FtsH, protein MNKKVSFSIWYVLLAVMAVVIVHDFILALNQVEELPYSEFKRLVTEGKVAEVSVTSQVLTGKLKPDGDSKEQKAFRTVRVDDPDLVRELNQHGVTFTGVIESTFLRDLLSWIIPVALFVGIWFFIFRRFGQAQGGFMQVGQSKAKIYVEKDIKVTFADVAGVDEAKEELREVIEFLKTPEKFTKLGGKIPKGILLVGPPGTGKTLLARAVAGEAGVTFFSISGSEFVEMFVGVGAARVRDLFDQAKLKAPCIIFIDELDALGKARGAGPMGHEEREQTLNQLLVEMDGFDPRIGVILMAATNRPEILDPALLRAGRFDRHVVVDRPDKIGRLAILRVHAKQVALGPDADLENIAAMTPGFSGADLANIINESALLAVRRGKDQVGISELHEAVERVIAGLEKKNRVLNKMEKERVAYHETGHALIAMSLPGMDQVQKISIIPRGVAALGYTLQLPTEDRFLMTKSELENKVAVLLGGRIAEETIFGEASTGAQNDLVKATDIAKSMVKAYGMSDKLGTITLEQERQPQFLQLPVASERGDYSEETAREIDCEVRRIVDEQYGRVKQMLEERKASLHQGAKLLIEREVITGPELKAIMESALSRCEETVSRASFQVCRVST, encoded by the coding sequence ATGAACAAGAAAGTCTCCTTTTCGATTTGGTACGTGCTGCTTGCCGTCATGGCGGTCGTGATCGTACACGACTTCATTCTGGCTCTGAACCAAGTCGAAGAACTTCCATACAGTGAATTCAAGCGGCTAGTTACGGAGGGCAAGGTTGCTGAGGTTTCGGTGACCAGCCAGGTGTTGACCGGGAAATTGAAGCCCGATGGGGACTCGAAAGAACAGAAAGCCTTCAGGACCGTGCGGGTTGATGATCCGGATCTCGTCCGTGAGCTCAACCAGCATGGAGTCACCTTCACCGGTGTTATTGAATCCACCTTTTTGCGCGATCTCCTGTCATGGATCATTCCGGTCGCCCTGTTCGTCGGTATCTGGTTCTTTATCTTTCGTCGGTTTGGTCAGGCCCAAGGTGGATTCATGCAAGTCGGGCAATCCAAAGCGAAGATCTACGTGGAGAAGGACATCAAGGTGACGTTTGCCGATGTCGCCGGTGTGGACGAAGCCAAAGAAGAACTGCGTGAAGTGATCGAGTTCCTCAAGACGCCGGAGAAGTTCACCAAGCTCGGCGGCAAGATTCCCAAGGGGATCTTGCTCGTCGGACCTCCGGGGACCGGCAAGACATTACTGGCCCGTGCTGTGGCTGGTGAGGCTGGCGTGACCTTCTTCAGCATCAGCGGATCTGAATTTGTGGAAATGTTCGTCGGGGTCGGAGCAGCCCGGGTCCGTGATCTATTCGATCAGGCAAAACTCAAAGCTCCCTGCATTATTTTCATCGATGAGTTGGATGCACTTGGGAAAGCGCGTGGCGCGGGGCCCATGGGGCATGAGGAACGGGAGCAAACGCTCAACCAGTTGCTGGTCGAGATGGACGGTTTCGATCCTCGCATCGGGGTCATTCTCATGGCAGCGACCAATCGCCCTGAGATTCTTGATCCTGCGTTGCTGCGAGCCGGCCGGTTCGATCGCCATGTGGTGGTGGACCGTCCGGACAAGATCGGTCGCCTCGCCATTCTTCGCGTGCATGCTAAGCAGGTGGCGCTTGGTCCAGACGCTGATCTTGAAAACATCGCCGCGATGACCCCCGGATTCTCCGGAGCTGATTTGGCTAACATCATCAATGAGTCGGCGTTGTTAGCTGTGCGCCGTGGCAAGGATCAGGTCGGTATTTCCGAATTACACGAGGCGGTCGAGCGAGTCATTGCTGGTTTGGAGAAGAAGAATCGCGTCCTGAATAAGATGGAGAAAGAACGGGTCGCCTATCATGAAACCGGGCATGCCCTCATCGCCATGTCTTTGCCGGGGATGGATCAGGTGCAGAAAATCTCGATCATTCCTCGCGGCGTGGCGGCGCTCGGCTATACGCTGCAGCTTCCGACGGAAGACCGGTTTCTGATGACGAAATCCGAGTTAGAGAATAAAGTGGCGGTATTATTGGGCGGGCGAATTGCTGAAGAAACCATCTTCGGCGAGGCGTCCACCGGAGCGCAAAACGATCTCGTGAAGGCCACGGATATCGCAAAGAGCATGGTTAAGGCCTACGGGATGAGCGATAAGCTTGGCACCATCACCTTGGAGCAAGAACGACAGCCACAATTTCTCCAGCTTCCTGTCGCTTCCGAAAGAGGGGACTACTCGGAAGAGACCGCTCGCGAGATCGATTGCGAAGTGCGGCGAATCGTTGACGAGCAGTACGGAAGAGTCAAGCAGATGTTGGAAGAACGAAAGGCCTCACTCCATCAGGGCGCGAAGCTCCTGATAGAACGCGAGGTGATTACTGGGCCTGAGCTGAAAGCGATCATGGAAAGCGCATTAAGTCGTTGTGAGGAGACCGTATCTCGTGCAAGCTTTCAGGTTTGTCGGGTTTCGACTTGA
- a CDS encoding MlaE family lipid ABC transporter permease subunit, with product MEEQATISVKDSVIHCRGAWTLPNLTQLERRGRMVQWPNASRVLCDLGEVTAMDTGGALVLRRCMDGLRRKGQQPSLQGLKPEFAELLRKVDIDRPQAERGSAVRGTRWVERVSLALQSRQTSVIHGLAFLGESTIAVGRSLMRPGSIRWRALLRIVEMDGVRALPITGLLTFLVGVVIAYQGAEQLRKFGTNIFIVDLVGISLLREIAPLIVAILIAGRSGSAYAAEIGTMKVTEELDAVRTLGVSPMNLLVLPRSLGLVIALPLLTVYADIVGVFGGMLIALGELNVSFAEFVARFEEAVPLRHFLIGLAKAPFFAAIIALVGCYQGFQIRGGVDDVGRHTTISVVQGIFLVIVFDALCSILLNWWDL from the coding sequence ATGGAAGAACAGGCAACCATCTCCGTCAAAGATAGTGTGATTCATTGTCGAGGGGCTTGGACCCTACCGAATTTGACCCAGTTGGAGCGGAGGGGTCGAATGGTTCAATGGCCGAATGCCTCGAGGGTCCTCTGCGATCTCGGCGAGGTCACCGCCATGGATACAGGAGGCGCACTTGTGTTGCGGCGCTGCATGGACGGTTTGCGGCGGAAGGGCCAACAGCCGTCCCTCCAAGGGCTGAAACCTGAATTTGCGGAACTGCTTCGGAAGGTGGACATCGACCGGCCTCAGGCTGAACGCGGGTCTGCTGTCCGAGGAACACGGTGGGTCGAACGTGTCTCGCTCGCGCTACAATCCCGGCAAACCTCCGTGATCCATGGGCTTGCCTTCCTGGGTGAAAGTACCATCGCGGTCGGTCGATCACTTATGCGGCCTGGTTCCATCCGGTGGCGAGCGCTCTTGCGGATCGTGGAGATGGACGGTGTGAGAGCGTTGCCGATCACAGGTCTGCTGACGTTTCTTGTCGGTGTCGTGATTGCCTATCAGGGTGCCGAACAGCTACGAAAGTTCGGCACGAATATTTTCATCGTGGATTTGGTCGGGATCTCCCTTTTGCGCGAGATTGCGCCGTTGATCGTGGCGATCCTTATCGCGGGTCGTTCGGGATCGGCCTATGCGGCCGAAATCGGCACGATGAAGGTCACGGAAGAATTAGACGCGGTACGAACATTGGGCGTCTCACCCATGAACCTACTCGTGTTGCCGCGATCGCTTGGTCTGGTCATCGCGCTTCCCCTCTTGACGGTGTACGCGGATATCGTCGGTGTATTCGGCGGAATGCTGATTGCCTTGGGAGAGCTCAACGTGAGCTTTGCCGAGTTTGTCGCTCGATTTGAGGAAGCGGTTCCACTGCGGCATTTTCTCATCGGGTTGGCAAAAGCACCGTTTTTTGCGGCCATCATCGCCCTCGTGGGCTGCTATCAAGGATTTCAGATTCGAGGCGGAGTCGACGATGTTGGTCGACACACTACCATCAGTGTCGTGCAGGGCATTTTTCTCGTCATTGTGTTCGATGCGCTGTGCAGTATCCTGCTCAATTGGTGGGATCTGTAG
- a CDS encoding DUF1207 domain-containing protein, which produces MGRGVLSCIGWIVGILSLSALLAGQAYADETADKNPDGANIKVPLDCRHGQAYEKTDGQTDGEAFPSDDVFRPLLADPKQPQFFANWRSTRSRTDRTSSNIGSVAIGENFGFYTRRDGCNGWQISLLTGIFAQFDLDEKNAQLVNTDFNVGIPITWRSGNWSARLRYYHQSSHIGDEFLGANPGFKPITFILEEVDGILSYDYRWLRVYGGGGYLVHREPATFDRGKVQWGFEARAPSMRTRILVPFLDRLVVTPVLSADFKSIQAHEWIIDTNVLGGFEWSRTGSLRRFRILANYFHGFNPYGLFAINQKIESIGLGAYFMF; this is translated from the coding sequence ATGGGCCGGGGAGTGCTGTCTTGTATTGGATGGATTGTCGGAATATTGTCTCTTTCTGCCTTGTTAGCGGGACAAGCCTATGCTGACGAGACAGCCGACAAGAATCCGGATGGGGCGAACATAAAGGTACCGCTCGATTGTCGGCATGGACAAGCCTATGAGAAAACTGATGGCCAAACTGATGGAGAGGCGTTTCCTTCCGACGATGTCTTCCGTCCGCTGTTGGCCGATCCGAAGCAGCCGCAGTTCTTTGCGAACTGGCGGTCGACGCGATCACGCACAGACCGTACATCCTCCAATATCGGGTCCGTGGCGATTGGAGAAAACTTTGGCTTCTACACGAGGCGAGACGGGTGCAATGGGTGGCAGATCAGTCTGCTCACCGGGATTTTTGCCCAATTCGACTTAGATGAAAAGAATGCCCAACTGGTCAACACGGACTTCAATGTCGGCATCCCGATTACCTGGCGCTCAGGCAATTGGTCTGCACGATTGCGCTATTATCACCAGAGCAGCCACATCGGTGATGAGTTTTTGGGGGCTAATCCAGGATTCAAGCCGATTACGTTTATCCTTGAGGAAGTGGATGGGATTCTCTCCTACGACTATAGGTGGCTGCGTGTCTATGGAGGAGGCGGGTATCTGGTGCATCGAGAACCGGCCACCTTCGACCGTGGGAAGGTGCAATGGGGATTCGAAGCACGGGCTCCATCCATGCGTACTCGGATCTTGGTGCCGTTCCTCGACCGGCTTGTCGTGACCCCGGTGCTGTCGGCTGATTTCAAGTCGATACAGGCACATGAGTGGATTATCGATACCAATGTGCTCGGCGGGTTTGAATGGTCCCGAACAGGCTCGCTCCGGCGTTTTCGAATCTTGGCAAACTACTTCCATGGATTTAACCCTTATGGCCTGTTTGCGATCAACCAGAAGATCGAATCAATCGGCCTCGGGGCCTATTTCATGTTTTAG
- a CDS encoding ATP-binding cassette domain-containing protein codes for MPSATNIETPVIDVSHVATKFGQAVVHEDVSLSIHQGEIFSIAGGNGCGKTTLLREIIGLITPSDGTIRLFGIDSRRLEAGDGHPVHRRFGVMFQHGALFSSFTLAENVAVPLREHTTLSADLIRDIVTTKIAMVGLPPDSAAKYPNQLSGGMRRRAALARAIVMDPELLFLDEPTAGLDPIIAAGFDDLVLSLKNLLGLTVVMVTHDLDSLWRIANRVAVLGGGRVLGIGTMQELSQSGDPVIREYFQGPRGRAASEQAAWNHRKR; via the coding sequence ATGCCGTCGGCCACGAATATTGAGACACCTGTGATCGACGTAAGTCACGTCGCTACGAAGTTCGGACAGGCGGTGGTGCATGAGGATGTTAGTCTGTCTATCCACCAAGGCGAAATTTTCTCGATCGCCGGGGGGAACGGATGTGGCAAGACTACCTTGTTGCGGGAGATTATCGGTCTGATTACACCATCGGACGGGACGATACGGTTGTTCGGTATCGACAGCCGTCGACTGGAAGCGGGGGATGGCCACCCGGTCCACCGCCGATTCGGGGTGATGTTCCAGCATGGTGCCTTATTCAGCTCGTTCACTCTGGCGGAGAATGTGGCGGTGCCGCTGCGGGAGCATACCACCTTGAGTGCCGACCTGATTCGAGATATTGTGACTACCAAGATTGCAATGGTCGGATTACCGCCGGACAGTGCCGCGAAGTATCCGAACCAACTCAGCGGCGGTATGCGACGGCGGGCGGCACTGGCCCGGGCGATCGTCATGGACCCGGAATTGCTGTTTCTTGACGAACCGACGGCCGGACTCGACCCGATCATCGCCGCGGGGTTCGACGATCTTGTGCTTTCATTGAAGAATCTCCTGGGTTTGACGGTTGTGATGGTGACACACGATCTGGATTCCCTATGGCGCATCGCCAACCGTGTCGCCGTGCTGGGTGGTGGAAGGGTGCTTGGGATCGGCACGATGCAGGAATTGTCTCAATCGGGTGATCCTGTGATCCGTGAATACTTTCAAGGGCCTCGCGGGCGTGCAGCAAGCGAACAGGCGGCATGGAACCACCGAAAGAGGTGA
- the glgP gene encoding alpha-glucan family phosphorylase codes for MTDGLIREVVGGRSPLVAYFSMEIGLDPAMPTYAGGLGVLAGDSVRSAADLQIPMVAVTLLHRRGYFYQRLDEQGRQREEPVAWPINDFCNPVRSRVTVELEDRTVHVGAWQYRVKGELGDEVPVYLLDTDLPENQPWDRTLTDRLYGGDDYYRLCQELVLGVGGFRILRALGYGHLRRFHMNEGHAALLVLALLEEKLTSRSYEEGVPADLVDAVREQCVFTTHTPVPAGHDQFPQDLAHRVLGDRRCAWLKACGHDHSLNMTQLALGGSRFVNGVAMKHGEVSHSLFPGYPIHSITNGVHAVTWAAPAFQSLYDRRLPDWRRDQLSLRYAISIPDHDIWDAHSAAKRVLVEYVNRESNAGFDRDVLTIGFARRAAAYKRGTLIFHDLERLAKIAEQIGAVQIVFGGKAHPRDQDGKNIIQRIHELRDALRGKVRVAYLANYDMTLAKLLCAGVDVWLNTPLPPMEASGTSGMKAAVNGVPSLSVLDGWWVEGHVEDVTGWAIGDRIEACSEPSGDMDACHAAALYDKLERKVLPCYYNDHERFIGIMRHAIALNGGFFNTQRMMAQYLHNAYRLVGEYLRRE; via the coding sequence ATGACTGATGGACTGATCAGAGAGGTGGTTGGAGGGCGAAGCCCGCTGGTCGCCTATTTCTCTATGGAAATCGGTCTCGATCCCGCCATGCCGACGTATGCAGGTGGGTTGGGGGTGTTGGCGGGAGATTCAGTTCGATCTGCCGCCGATCTCCAAATTCCCATGGTGGCGGTCACACTCCTGCATCGGCGGGGATATTTTTATCAACGGTTGGACGAACAGGGCCGGCAGCGTGAAGAGCCGGTGGCCTGGCCGATCAATGATTTCTGCAATCCTGTACGCTCGCGTGTCACGGTCGAACTCGAGGATCGGACGGTACATGTGGGAGCCTGGCAATACCGTGTGAAGGGAGAGTTAGGAGATGAGGTGCCGGTCTACCTGCTCGACACGGATCTTCCCGAGAATCAGCCATGGGACCGGACGCTCACCGATCGGCTCTATGGCGGAGACGATTATTATCGACTCTGCCAGGAGCTTGTGCTGGGAGTCGGCGGATTTCGCATACTCCGGGCACTCGGTTACGGGCACCTCCGCCGATTTCATATGAATGAAGGGCACGCGGCCTTGCTCGTGCTCGCCTTGCTGGAAGAAAAACTCACGTCGAGGTCCTATGAGGAGGGTGTTCCAGCCGATCTGGTCGACGCCGTTCGCGAACAATGTGTGTTTACGACCCATACGCCGGTGCCGGCGGGGCATGATCAATTTCCCCAAGACCTGGCCCATCGGGTGCTCGGCGACCGGCGCTGTGCATGGCTCAAGGCCTGTGGGCATGACCATAGTTTGAACATGACGCAACTTGCGTTGGGTGGCTCACGGTTCGTGAATGGGGTCGCCATGAAACACGGCGAGGTGTCGCATAGCCTCTTCCCTGGGTACCCGATTCACTCGATTACGAACGGTGTCCACGCGGTGACCTGGGCTGCTCCCGCTTTTCAATCGCTCTACGACCGGCGTTTGCCTGACTGGCGGCGCGATCAACTCTCGCTTCGATACGCGATCAGCATTCCCGATCACGACATATGGGATGCGCACAGCGCGGCCAAGCGGGTATTGGTCGAATATGTGAATCGCGAGTCGAATGCCGGGTTCGACCGCGATGTGTTGACGATCGGGTTTGCCAGGCGGGCGGCGGCCTACAAGCGAGGGACTCTGATCTTTCACGATCTCGAACGGTTGGCCAAGATTGCCGAACAGATCGGAGCGGTTCAGATCGTTTTCGGAGGCAAGGCACATCCACGTGACCAGGATGGGAAAAACATTATTCAGAGAATTCATGAACTCCGCGATGCCTTGCGGGGGAAGGTTCGGGTCGCGTATCTCGCGAACTACGACATGACGCTCGCAAAACTGCTCTGTGCCGGTGTGGATGTGTGGCTCAACACGCCTCTCCCGCCGATGGAGGCCTCAGGAACCAGCGGCATGAAGGCGGCGGTCAATGGTGTGCCAAGTCTGAGCGTCCTCGATGGATGGTGGGTCGAGGGGCATGTGGAGGATGTGACCGGCTGGGCGATCGGCGATCGGATCGAAGCCTGCTCCGAGCCAAGTGGGGACATGGATGCGTGCCATGCCGCGGCGCTGTATGACAAACTAGAACGAAAGGTCTTGCCCTGCTACTACAATGATCATGAACGCTTCATCGGGATCATGCGGCATGCGATTGCGTTGAACGGCGGGTTTTTCAATACTCAGAGGATGATGGCCCAATATCTCCATAATGCATATCGATTGGTCGGGGAGTATCTCCGACGTGAATAG